From one Acidobacteriota bacterium genomic stretch:
- a CDS encoding amidohydrolase family protein — MKRAILCCLLLSFASVALSAETAPESGRFILHKFAHANGQETYSIERGRGKLTLKSDFLFTDRGTKVPLKTTFTATEALEPLTLKLDGRSSRLSVLKDTMEYRPEKQSLTLVRGDKTAEIAAPAGTFLIDGYSPVAMQQMLVRFWLARDRPTIIPTPPAGSVSIVPAGALTVTVGGKKTKLEGYVVSGLIWGGETLWMDENQNLAALVSTDAEFDHFEAVREEFEPALGAFIQTAAKDNLAALAQLAASAKQPVAKNLVVQNVTLIDGTGAAPIKDASVFVEGATIAGISTATRPVIPVGATIIDGTGKFLIPGLWDMHAHYEQVEWGPIYLAAGVTTARDCGNEFDFITTVRDAVASGKGIGPEILMAGIVDGSGPISLGAVVADTPEQAIAVVRRYKAAGALQIKIYSSLKPELVPVIANEAHRLGMTVTGHVPNGMTTAQAVEAGYDQINHIQYPARDLLHVERGKPIAVPSFDTDDARKQIALFMQHRTVFDDTISLYENFYHPAWVAYSSLEPDVLKVAPQLAEALSSPGASGERAAPAKASFDAMLATVRELHRDGLRIVAGTDQNIPGYSLHRELELYVQAGFSPMEAIEAATSVPAEVMGLDKTAGTIEVGKRADLVLLDADPLADIRNTRRILKTISAGAVYDPAPLWESVGFKP; from the coding sequence ATGAAGCGCGCCATTCTCTGCTGCCTCCTGCTGTCGTTCGCCTCGGTTGCGCTTTCGGCCGAGACTGCTCCGGAGAGCGGAAGGTTCATTCTGCACAAGTTCGCCCACGCCAACGGCCAGGAGACCTACAGCATCGAGCGCGGCCGTGGAAAGCTGACTCTCAAGTCGGACTTCCTGTTCACCGACCGGGGGACAAAGGTGCCGCTGAAGACGACGTTTACGGCGACAGAGGCGCTGGAGCCGCTGACGCTGAAGCTCGACGGGCGATCCTCCCGCCTGTCCGTGCTGAAGGACACGATGGAGTACCGTCCCGAGAAGCAGAGCCTCACGCTGGTTCGCGGGGACAAGACGGCGGAGATCGCAGCTCCCGCCGGAACGTTTCTTATCGACGGCTACTCGCCGGTGGCGATGCAACAGATGCTGGTGCGCTTCTGGCTGGCACGCGACAGGCCGACGATTATCCCTACGCCTCCGGCGGGCAGCGTATCGATTGTGCCGGCGGGCGCGCTGACGGTCACCGTTGGAGGTAAAAAGACAAAGCTCGAAGGCTATGTCGTCTCCGGCCTTATCTGGGGCGGCGAGACGTTGTGGATGGACGAGAACCAGAATCTCGCCGCGCTGGTGTCAACCGATGCCGAGTTCGACCACTTCGAGGCTGTTCGCGAGGAGTTCGAGCCTGCGCTTGGCGCCTTCATTCAGACAGCGGCGAAGGACAATCTGGCGGCGCTGGCTCAGCTGGCCGCGAGTGCGAAGCAGCCCGTCGCGAAAAATCTGGTAGTCCAGAACGTCACGCTGATCGACGGCACAGGCGCGGCCCCGATCAAGGATGCATCGGTCTTCGTCGAAGGCGCAACGATCGCCGGTATTTCGACAGCAACTAGACCTGTTATCCCCGTTGGGGCAACCATCATTGATGGCACAGGAAAGTTCCTCATCCCCGGTCTGTGGGACATGCACGCCCACTATGAACAGGTCGAGTGGGGGCCGATCTATCTTGCGGCAGGTGTGACGACGGCGCGTGACTGCGGCAACGAGTTCGACTTCATCACCACGGTGCGCGATGCGGTGGCGTCAGGCAAAGGGATCGGTCCAGAGATATTGATGGCAGGCATCGTCGATGGCAGCGGGCCGATCTCGCTGGGGGCCGTGGTCGCCGATACTCCAGAGCAGGCCATTGCAGTGGTCAGAAGATACAAGGCTGCGGGCGCGTTGCAGATCAAGATCTATTCAAGTCTCAAGCCGGAGCTGGTTCCGGTGATTGCGAACGAAGCACACAGGCTCGGCATGACCGTTACCGGTCACGTGCCCAACGGCATGACGACGGCGCAGGCGGTTGAGGCCGGGTACGACCAGATCAACCACATTCAGTATCCGGCGCGCGACCTGCTGCATGTCGAGCGGGGCAAGCCGATCGCAGTGCCCAGCTTCGACACGGACGATGCCCGGAAGCAGATAGCCTTGTTCATGCAGCATCGTACTGTCTTCGACGACACGATCTCGCTCTACGAGAACTTCTACCACCCGGCATGGGTTGCTTACTCTTCGCTGGAGCCCGATGTGCTGAAGGTGGCGCCGCAACTGGCGGAGGCACTGAGTTCGCCGGGAGCTTCAGGCGAGCGCGCCGCTCCGGCCAAGGCCAGCTTCGATGCCATGCTGGCGACGGTCCGCGAGCTGCATCGGGACGGCCTGCGGATCGTGGCCGGGACGGACCAGAACATCCCCGGCTACTCACTGCACCGCGAGCTGGAGCTGTATGTTCAGGCGGGGTTCTCGCCGATGGAGGCGATCGAGGCTGCAACCAGCGTTCCCGCCGAGGTCATGGGACTCGACAAAACAGCGGGAACGATTGAGGTTGGCAAGAGAGCCGACCTGGTGCTGCTGGACGCCGATCCACTGGCCGATATCCGCAATACCAGGCGTATTCTTAAGACAATATCCGCTGGTGCGGTCTACGATCCGGCCCCGTTGTGGGAGTCGGTGGGTTTCAAGCCTTGA